AGACTACTCACCAACTAAACTTCATATTCCACTGAAAGTACGCTCAGCAAAAATCACTCCTCATTTGATGTAAATAGAACAAAATTAGGAACCATATATTTGAGGAAATATGCTAATCGGGTTAATGATTTAGCCAGAGGGACATGAGAGGACTTCGAACTGTTTTATATGTGAATTATATTACAAAAGTGCAGCAAAAGCCAAAAACAACTGGCTGCATATTCATTTTTAAGGCACATGAGATCATTTTCTCAACGAAACTACGAATGTAGTTTTGTTGAATGTAGAATGTCAAACTATTCTGTGAGCAGTTGGAGGTCAAGAGTTTGACCTCTGGCACACAAAATATTGTGGTGCAAATTTACACATCAACACACCAGGTCTTCCTCAGGAACACGTGTGAACAGCGGGTGTTCGCTGAAGTGCTTCACCATCCAGACGTGCACCTCCTCCACGTCCGTCATGGTATACACCAAACCCTAACACGAccagacaaacacagagaggTCATTAACACAGTACTGGGAAAATAAGTCACCGAAGCTTCGCTGGGGGGGAGGAACAGGAATTGACACATCAATCGCAATATGAACTGTTTTCTTACGtaaatcatgaaaataaaaatgaagaaggATAACTGATTTTTCCTTCGTTGTTAAGTCAGCGTTTTAACCTTAGAGTAATGCTGTTTCATCACCTCCAGGGAGCATTGCTCCTTcctaaaaagataaaaataaccCACAGACAACACAGAGGTTAATCTTCTGTGTCACTGCACTTTACTTTGGAGGCTGGACAGATAACATTTCTAGAACTGGGATTTCTTAGAAAACTAAGAGCACACATGGATTTTGGTCAGACAGGCCAAGGGGCTGTGTCTACTGTCTGACTCTTGTGAAACACTCATTCAGATGTAATCTAACAAGATGTCTGAATTGattagaaaaaacacaaaatgaagagTAAACAGGTTAAAAGGGTTAAATTTGCCTGCTTCAGTAATTAAGCACTTTCTTAACCACGTCCATGTGAATGCCTGACCCTTTTGAGCTCATACacacaagacagacagaaacacacaggcaGGCCTTAATGCATCAATGCACACACCAGGGTATAAAACGATTAAGCCATATGGAGACACAAGCCCTCCATTGTTCTTCACAAAATCCATCAGCGCTCACGTCTTTTTCAAAGGTGCCACTGTGGCTCAGACAGCCTGACGGGCCGAATCAGGGTGTGACCAGACGGAGATCAGCTGCAGACCACGCCGATTGCTCAATGGCATTTCAGTGAATTCATGGATTTCGTCAAACTGCAATCAATCGATAAAATGATGAGCACAGCTCCAACTTGTTGTGCAACCATTAGTTCGGTCaagtctattaaaaaaaaaaaaatctaattctgCCTCATTCTGTTACAGTTCTGGGAAAAGTTTCCTTTTCTGATGAGTAAAAAcctttaataatataataacttCAGCATCTTAAACAGGAAGGGTTTTGGTGTAAACAAAACCATATAAAGCAAAATATGTCTGTCATTGAACTTAAAAGCATCATCCTGATATGTTTCATGCACATAATGACTCCAGGACCAACGAAACCTGACACCAGAGTTTGGACTCACGTTGGTCATTACTAGTTTGACAGAAAGCTGGTTGCTTTCTTCAGCATCTTTCTGAATATGCATCACATTTGTTTCATAATTTCTGCtatcatttcatcatttcaccACAGTGATGgagaaatgatgaaataatCTTGTGATCCTATAAATTCAAAAATTCTGGATCATGTTCTGGAAATACTCCCTGGATCCAGATCACAGCTTGATGTGCAGCTGACTTCATGTGGATGTCATTACATTTTTTGCCTCTAACTACTGATTATGTCCAAGCATAATCAGTCGTTAGAGGCAAAATCCTATAATCATCCTTCAAAAAATGGTTATCAAATCAAATGGATTTTTCCAGGTTAAAATTCAGTCATTACTTTTCAAAATTCTCTCAAAGCCAGTTTGATGTTTGTGctcctttgtcttcttcttgaGAGTAACTGATTAAGCTTTTATTTAGATCCGAAAGTAAAATCTCTGGTACACAGATTATAAGTCTAATTTTTACGTGTTCAATGCTGTGCACATTTTAGAAGCAGCTGCAAATTGTGTGGCATTGGAATCAAATATATTGCCAAACAAACACCTGTTGATTGATTACTGATAGTACTGATGTACATACCCCGATGCGGAGTGTATAGGCATACTCTGCCAACAGTGTGGGACTAATGATCCTCCATTTGTGCTTGGTCTTCTTAAAGTGTGGGTCAGGGAAGAGGAAAAACATCTTACTGagctgcaaaacacacaaaaaaaggttcagaaacagaaaaagcaaagaggtttttattttagagGTAAATTATTACTTCATCGTCCTCACATAGACTTACTATTTCTATGTACTGTGATACtgcagtttaaaaatgtatgcatgTCATCACTTAAAGGTGGCCCACATTATAAAATGTGGTTGGATTTTTAAGCACCAGTGACTGCAGATCTGGAATTTCCCCTGTGCCTTTAACACATGCACAAGTGAAGGCTCCATTTATATTACACTGGCTGACAAATCAGAGACCATTCCAGTAACTTCatcagttaaaataaataatgtcagGTCTTGACAGAAAGATGTGGTGATAATGACTGGGGACTGCCGCCGCCTCAGGGCTGGTGGAAAAACCTTCCCACTTTAAATTGCTTTGGGTTACATAGCAGGGGGAAGAAACTGAACAGAAAAGCACCCCGAGTTATTTGAATCTGCTGTTTCGTTGTTTGAAACATCCTGCATGTGAGAAGGATTGGGACGAGATTTACAGATCTGGTCTGGGTGGTGATTTAGTTCATTATATCTCCTGAAAAAAACCCACTAGTAAAGCCAAACCTACAATGAATACCAGTTAAAAGATACCGGATTCATTTGTGAAGAAACTGAAGTTTAAGTACGGCCACAGTTTAATGCTAAATCCAGGCAAACTTCTCATTTCTTTCCATTACAGGCAAGCAATAAGCCGTTGCTCAAACTGTAGAAATAATAGCCATGTTGTTTAAAATGACCTGGAATGgcttattaaaatgtttttttgccaAGAACAAATGAGTGTCTGTCTTTTTAGATGAAAAACACATCATTCGCATCCATGAAAGCTTCACAGAAGGATGTGTTAAAATAAGTACTCCCCTGTGTTAATTTGCGAGTTCAAAACTCTCCCGGGGCATTCGAGGTGATTTACGTTTTTCGGTAGGGTACCTAAACTGACCCTGGTACACTAAGCCCACCGCACAAATGAATGCCAGTTTCAACAAGTCACAGATTACCGCTGCTAATTAGAACGGATAAATGGCGTCTTGCATTGCTCTATCCTCAGCTGATGCGATGCCTTGCGTGTCAGTCAATGACCCCATTGTAGTTAAATCCAGGATTTATTGGGTGATTCATAAAATGTAATTCAGTCCATATGTTAAACAAGGAAAGTCTTTACTCCGAGTCAGGAGTGTTTGTATATTGGTATTACTTATTACTTGGATGTTGTAGGAAGGTACGGTAAGACAGGGAGCCACAGGTACGCCACATAAAAGCTCACATTCAGAGGTGATTCATGCCAAACATGTATTATGTTTCTCAGCAGTATCTACAAATCCACAATAACCCACCTCCAGTTGCATCCATGAAGGTATAGTTTGGAACAAATTGCTGAGCACCACTGAACGACGGATTCAATGGTTATTTTCAcataaatagtaaaaataaggcagcatgtttatttacaaataaatgcaatgcaTTCCACAAATGCACTTCtgtgtttagggttagagttatttGCAGTGGTGcgttacatactgtatataatgctGAAATTTCTGCCTCAGCCCACTATTACAGAAGTGGATGATGTGTATATTGTGTTAAAGATGTCAGTGGTCTTACAAAAAcccaaataaaaacaaggacTGTGATGTCGCCCGGTATGGCGCACCTGGGCCCtgccctggagccaggcctggggtCCTTATGCGAGTGCCTAGTGGTTGGGCCTCTGCCTGTGGGGCCGGCTGGGCTTAGCCCAAAAGGACAATGGGAACCCAGcctccagtggactcaccaCTCACCTACCAAGGGAACCATAGAGAATGGGTGCAGTATGGATTGGGCGGCAGTCTACAGTGGGAGGCTTGACAGCCCAATCCCTGGGTCCAGAGACTGGCTCTTGGGACATGGGATCTtatgagggaggttgagagatACGGTCTAGATATACTCGGTCCCACAGCTCTGGATTGCAAActcttgagaggggctggacctTTACTTCACTGGCGACAGACTgttgtgggcttgcttataaccccacagctcagccttcatatgttggagtttacTGCAGTGAACAAAAGGGTCGCGTCCCCGCGCCTTCGgtttggggacaggtgtctcaccgTTGTTTCAGTCAATGGGTCCAACGGCAGTGTGGAATAtacggccttcttggagtccctgggagtaGGTACAGGATAGTGCTCTGACTGGGAACTTCATTGCTCTTCTGGTGCGCTCATGAACACTTCCAACACCCTAGGCTGGAGGTCAAAGACTGACCTTTTGGTGTGTCTTGTAATGACGTGTCTTTTGGACACTCTGCCAGCAGATCTAACTTACCTGGTGGTGAGTTAGatctgctggcagagcagggggccggacagactcggcaggcccaaacgtgtcaTGAAGGATCGTCTGGTGGAACCCACTGTCCACgtggtcttcaactcccacctccagggGAGCTTCTTCCAGCTCCCtgaggaggctggggacatagAGTCCCCAGTGGAACCATGAGCTCTGAGACCATGGTTCTTACCTGGAAAAAGGTGGTTTGGCCTCTCTGAGTCAGTGGGGAGTGTTTGTCCTAAGTGGAGGAGTATACgactgcagtgatgcagtcagtCAGTTATGTCAGTTCTCCTGGCCATCACCACACCCTGACTCGTCCAACAGATTGTCAGATGGATAGGTGTGACTTGTCGTTCCAGAGACAAGTCTGTAAGGATTCTCATTCACCCAGATCCAATTGGACCTGACAAGCTGAGGCAATACCaaacaccaccagaactgaagatgCCTCTTGGATgtgaggtgaaatgtcttcaaggagctttctacaagtccagttgatttgatttaatgtgTTGGGACACTCCAGAGAAAATGTCCCCACTGTTTTAGAGTGCAGTGGTGGTGTGCTTCACACCACTGAATCCAATGTTTTGTAATTGCAGGCTTGGTTGCAGCTGCCCGGACATGGAAACCCATTGCATAAAGCACTCTACCCACTGTTCTTGAGCTAACATGAGGATTACATGAAGTTTGAAGGTCTGTAAGTACAGACTTTGCAAAAAGTTAGGTGACCTCTGCTTACTATGAACCTCAGCGCCCGCTGACCCTGCTCTGTGATTTTACCACATTGTGGCTGAGTTGCTGTTGTTCCTAATTGCTTCCAGCTTGTTATAGAACTAATAACAGTTGACTGTGTTATAATTTGTAGTGAAGAAATTTCATGGCACGACTTCTTGCACAGGTGATTTGTACAGctgagaaaataatttcagcAATAAAGTGGATCATGCAGACAACAAATACAGCCTCCTCAAATTCTTTTTGATGTCTTGTTCTGGGAATGAATCATGCAGGAACAGCCAACTCACCTGTCCTTTACAAAAGAAGTTGGGGAGGTACTTCATGGCATTACTGCGAATGCAGGCAATGTTCTGGTAACTCCCTGGTTCCGAGGTCCGCAGTGATTTGATACGATCCTGAACATAATCGGAAACTTTCACTCGGATCTCCAGACCCAGGATCAGCCTATCTGGGAAAAGTGGCGATAACTCCACTGGATAACATAGACAGAGATGAATGAAGATggaatgaagttaaaataaCACAACTAACCCGCAGGTGGTCAAATGTCTTACATCAACTACCTAAAAGCCCCCCGTATCCGCATCCGATATCTGCAAACTCAACTCGAGGAGCTTCTTTCTCAGAGGAGCTGCCAGCAAAGAAGTCCGGATACAGCTGGGACCAGTCCATTTCTCCGGGGCACACTGGGCTGAGAAGTGAACAGGTGTTTAATGAGAAGACCGCTAACTCACAAGTCTGTGAGTAAGCTCATAATACACATAACTGAAATCAACTTGATGGCAgctcacttcttcttttcctttcggcttttcccttcaggggtcgccacagcgaatcaactgcctccatctaaccccgtcttctgcatcctcttctctcacaccaactaccttcatgtcctctttcactacatccataaacctcctctttggtcttcctctaggcctcctgcctggcagttcaaaactcagcatccttctaccaatatattcactatctctcctctggacatgtccaaaccatctcagtctggcctctctgactttatctccaaaacctctaacatgtgctgtccctctgatgtactcattcctgatcctatctacaGTATCTTGGTCACATCTAgacagaacctcagcatcttcatctctgctacctccagctgtttcctgtcttttcctcagtgacactgtctctagaccaaacaacatcgctggtctcaccacagttttgtacacctttcctttcattttagctgaaactcttctatcacacatcacacctgacacttttctccaccagttccatcctgcctgtacatgcttcttaacctcttttccacactctccattgctctggactgttgaccctaagtacttaaaatcctccaccttcttgatctcttctccctttaacctcactcttccacttgggtccctctcattcacacacatgtactctgtcttactgcggctaaccttcattcctctcctttccaggacaaacctccacctctctagcttctcctccatctgttccctgctctcactacagatcacaatgtcatctgcaaacatcatagtccatggagattcctgtctaacctcgtttgtcagcctgtccatcaccatagcgaacaagggactcagagctgatccctgagcCCCTTCTTGATACTAGCTCACTAGTACATCATTATTAGTCAtgattcaatttaaaaatgctgacgtcAGAAAAATACGTAACATAAATATGTTAGACTGAAAAAACCGAAATaatgttgattttaaaaaaattcagacatgacAGAGTTAAAGGAAGTGTTTATGctttttgatgtattttataCTTTTAACTAGTTTCTAAATCCCTAAATTTCCTTTGGAATCGATAAAGTGTTATTCatctaaaacataaaatatgagaGGAAATATGAACTCCtgaacaattaaaaagaaaacacttgttAACGCTGCACATCACCAGGGTCACGTGGGCAGCTAGTAGCTAGCAGTGAGAAACAAAACCGGTTCTGTTCGGAGCTCACGGTCGTGACTCACTAGTCGAACGTGTGGTAGGCCATCGGGTTCGAATGGGCTCGTTGTCTGTAGTAACGTTTCTGCGGCATTGACAAACTCATGTTGGACTGAAACACAGACATATCTCCACGAACTCTCCACTCCGTTATTCACCATTGACACACGTTTCTTCGTTGTGTTGTGTCGCAGCGTTTATACGTCATCACCAAACGTCACGGGTTGCCAAGGTGGAAGACCGACGGCTCCATTGCAGTTTGATTAGACTATTATTCCTATCGATCGATAGGTGTACGGTAAATACTTTCTACCTCCGGTGTTGACGGAAACGTGGAGGATTCTTCAGCAGACATAATTTAATACTGTATTATGAAAACGGgcagttttaaaaatatgaagttgATTGGCTGTCaggcttgtttttttccctgtaCTTTTTCGAATTTTGGTGGGAAAAGAgccattcaaaataaatatattaatactaGCTTTTTCTGatctttatatttattaataagaAAGACATAAAGTACAGTATCCTAATAGTCAAACTGGAGAACCTGGAATGAAGTTGTATAAGCATGTCTGCCAATGGGCTCGGTTCTTAGAATGTaggatgaatgtttttatttattgatattaataatTTTGTTTATGATGACAGTAAAAATTAGACTTGTTGTAGGgtttttttcatccattctgCATGTAAGAACTATGTCACATTTGTTCTAGTGACACATTCAACTACATTCCTCAAACatccaacacaacacaaagttTTACTTTGAGATCAACAGTTTTTAATACAGAATGGGAGAAGGTTTTTTAAGCAAGGTATCACTAAACTTTGAAGTGTCCGATCAATTGATGCCACTTCACAATCTAAAAGATAATCATAACAATCATAAGAGGATTCATGCATTTTCACCATCAAAGTCTCTTTGTACCTTCATATTCAAATGATACTAAACaaactaaatgtaattttttctttagaaaacaattgattatttataattattacacAAGTTATTAACTTGTATATGAAACTGTATTAGTGTTGTTTCACCGTAAAGGACTATTTCTGGACAAACCTCATGGACAATCAGTAAAATcataataaacacataaataaacaaacaaacaaccattttaACAGTTAATGGCAGTGTTAATATGGCATGTTAAAATACTTCTTTTATTATCCATAATCACTCATCTCTTTTGTCAGGGAGGATTTTTGCCTGTAGTGTCCAGTCTCATACTGTGGTCACCCTCATGACCACTTCTTGGTTGGCATGGTGAAGGTTGTTGGCTCTTAACTGGTTGAGAATGTGCAAAATAGCATAGCCACAGTGGTGGTGCAGTATAGTCCTGACATATCGACTCATCCTCTGTCCATTCTCTGTGACGGTTTGTGTAGAGTTCCTCTCAGCACGACCTTTACTGCTGGAAATTGTTGGGTCATCTAAGTCCTTGGCCTTGTCATAATTTAGCACTTTCCACTGCTGGTTCACTGCCCACCAGCGCTTGAAGATCCGGTAAACAGATGACCCTTCATGGATTATAAGGCCTGGGCATTATGGCCAAAGGTGTTGAGGTCAGGGCCAAAAAACAGGGAAACATTTGTTTAATCAAGACATATTAAAATGTAGagaaacacaaatttaataGTATGTATATTTAAAGATTAAATATGTTTGACAGAATTGGAAAAAATGTCTTATTCTGAAATGCCTTAGCTGTCATTGTCAGCATGTTATCAGTGCCTACAAACACTTCACAGAATTTCTAGCACGACTACATCCTATTAGTCTTGTTAATAATGTGAGCAGACGATGTGTTAATTGGAAACCAAATTGGCAACTCTTTACTTTCAGGTTCTACGACTTTTTAATGATTTCTAAGGTAATTTCAAGGAAAAACTTGATAATTTGGTAGTAATTACGGGAAAAGAGACACTTCTTTGAAATAACACATCTCTTTGACCCCAGTCATCCAGATAGAGGGGACAAATAACCATTAACACAATTGAAACTCATTAAGTCACCTGTGCTGCATGTGTTTGGGCTGTGGAGGGAAGAATCCAGGCAGCTTAAATGTTGACTccacataaaataaagatgtttcTTGTGCCTTGGAATTATTTAGGTGATGCATAAATATATCCTTAAACACTGTCTATATATGAGTAATACATTACACCGCATTGCCTGTTACTTTTAGAGCATTATTGAGTAATCATGGACATGCTACATTCAATCTGTTGAGAAATGACACAACACAGCATCTTGAGTATTTTACCTATACAAACTATGTCCATGAAGCCATACATGCCGTAGCATATCTGGAAGAGGAGGTCCTGACGCTGCCATTTGGCTGAAGGACTGAGAGAGGACCACACCAACCAGGAGACGCTGGCAACGAGGAACATGAAGCCCAGGATAATGGCCGCAATCTGCACCCTCTCAATGACAGTTAGCGATATAGCCTGCCACTAGAACAGAGTGAGACGCAAAAGAAGCGTAAAAATCTTATTAAAATTTTTTCAATCAACTTTAAAAGCTTCTTGATTATGTGACTTTATTAGTCCAGGGTTTGTAAGTTTACGACACACTGGGTTGTTTCATAAACGTCTGCCTGTAAGGAGCGCCTCAATACAGTACAAATAGTCCCTTTCATCATTTAACCAGGGTTTTAAAGGAATTATTCCTGCTGTCGAATTGAGAACAGTCAGTAATGAACTTCAGCACTCTGCTCTATGCTTTATTCATCTGCTGTATCTAAATCTTCAATCTGTAATTTGACTCTTAAATCTAACAAGTGAAAGATTCATCCTCAGATTTTAAGGGAATATGTTTAAATATGACCAATGAAGCAGCAATTGCTTAAGAGGAGTGAAGTTAGTCTGTAAGAATAGATTTAAAATGTTGAGCATTACACATTTATATTAAACTAATTACTAaagaaataactaaaatcatgtCACGTtctatatttttgtaaaaaaatattttatctttcaGACATGGAATGACTCCATTTCTTCCAAATATTCCATCTATTGTGATCAAAgccagaaaaatgttttgatacCGTCTGTTCATTTACTACAACGTGCTACACACTTCATTCTAAAATCATTTTTCAACACTTGAAGTGAGCAGTGTCTAATAAATGTGTTCTTGGCAGCTTCACATAGGTcctcatccattcattcacttgTCCATAAAAAACAGCCTCCTATAAATTTAGACTGGTAAATCTGCCGACAGGACCTGGCAAAGTAGTCTTGGCTTTCTGCATACTGTCGAGACTTATACCCACATATGTTTCAGACCACAGTGCTCTACCTGTAGTGGGTTTTTTGTGCTGATGGCGAGGACCTGGTACTTGAAGTAGCAGAGTTCACAGCTCCAGGATCCTCTTTCACTGATCCAGCGGATGAGACAGGCCTGGTGGGTGCAGCGCACCGAGCCGTCACAGCGACAGGGGCTCAACAGCTCTCCCTGCAGGACATAAGAAGCAGCTGCATGTTGAAACATGCTGCACCTGTTCGAAGATTTGTTTTGATCAAAATGACAGATTACACATtctttttatcataaatatccCAATTTGAGGTAAACTGTTATTTACTTTTGTGTCTGTAGCAGAATCTTCTATTTTGAAGTTAGTCTGGAAAAATAAGAAGAATTGATtgaagaaaggagaagaagatgaaccCAGTGAACCCAGTTATTTTATTAGTACATTGTTTCATTTCCTGACAGATGATGTGCAAATTCTTTCTCCAGTGTTCATGAGTGACATTTCAAGTGAGAGAAAGTGAATGAGGCAAAAGATAACTGTTTACCACACATAACATGTGACAATTTATTAATAAATCTGTCAGACAGCCTTTGACTCATAGATTCTTCAGGGAGATTGTGATTGATGGGTATCGCCAACAGCAACATGAATACTATATTGGAGTCAGGACCCCATTGGTGTtgatggtggctgatgactctgctcgGATTGCTGAGGCTAATGAAATGGTGATCTTTGTGATTCTGTGAAGACTGGGCAGTGATGGGGATATGAATGATGTGCATAAGAGCAACATGACATGAACTacagaaatacaagaaaaatcTATAAGAATCAACAAGATGGTAAGCTGCAAATTAATGTGCATCTCTATGCAATTAGGTAGACAACGATGCTAATGGCTAACAAAA
This sequence is a window from Antennarius striatus isolate MH-2024 chromosome 5, ASM4005453v1, whole genome shotgun sequence. Protein-coding genes within it:
- the mettl1 gene encoding tRNA (guanine-N(7)-)-methyltransferase isoform X2 encodes the protein MDWSQLYPDFFAGSSSEKEAPRVEFADIGCGYGGLLVELSPLFPDRLILGLEIRVKVSDYVQDRIKSLRTSEPGSYQNIACIRSNAMKYLPNFFCKGQLSKMFFLFPDPHFKKTKHKWRIISPTLLAEYAYTLRIGGLVYTMTDVEEVHVWMVKHFSEHPLFTRVPEEDLVSDVIIDRLGTCTEEGKKVQRNGGKNFLAVFRRIEDPK
- the mettl1 gene encoding tRNA (guanine-N(7)-)-methyltransferase isoform X1, producing MSVFQSNMSLSMPQKRYYRQRAHSNPMAYHTFDYPVCPGEMDWSQLYPDFFAGSSSEKEAPRVEFADIGCGYGGLLVELSPLFPDRLILGLEIRVKVSDYVQDRIKSLRTSEPGSYQNIACIRSNAMKYLPNFFCKGQLSKMFFLFPDPHFKKTKHKWRIISPTLLAEYAYTLRIGGLVYTMTDVEEVHVWMVKHFSEHPLFTRVPEEDLVSDVIIDRLGTCTEEGKKVQRNGGKNFLAVFRRIEDPK
- the LOC137595684 gene encoding E3 ubiquitin-protein ligase MARCHF9-like encodes the protein MVKRQVGIFFNELKVLMLMRSGLSRTNTDTDARMRGLAIGGCGWPLSCSHRDDDEEYYGSDPRPRSLALEDNEDRTEPKKEGLDTASIPSLSESGMRSPQCRICFQGPEKGELLSPCRCDGSVRCTHQACLIRWISERGSWSCELCYFKYQVLAISTKNPLQWQAISLTVIERVQIAAIILGFMFLVASVSWLVWSSLSPSAKWQRQDLLFQICYGMYGFMDIVCIGLIIHEGSSVYRIFKRWWAVNQQWKVLNYDKAKDLDDPTISSSKGRAERNSTQTVTENGQRMSRYVRTILHHHCGYAILHILNQLRANNLHHANQEVVMRVTTV